The Pirellulimonas nuda genome includes a region encoding these proteins:
- a CDS encoding TadE/TadG family type IV pilus assembly protein: MRSRTRHHPPRRGATVVEFALTAPLLFMFAFASIEFSRANMLVHTAKIAATEGARRGIVPGATAEDCRAAAQGELDILGFVGGTVTVTPATISDATPEVNVTVSVPVDVRNGYVLPRFFLGSTVTRSINLQREVTDFN; this comes from the coding sequence ATGCGCAGCCGCACCCGACACCACCCGCCCCGACGCGGCGCCACCGTCGTGGAGTTTGCGCTCACGGCGCCTCTGCTGTTCATGTTCGCCTTTGCGTCGATCGAGTTCAGCCGCGCGAACATGCTGGTCCACACGGCCAAGATCGCGGCGACCGAGGGGGCCCGCAGGGGGATCGTGCCGGGCGCCACCGCAGAAGATTGCCGGGCCGCTGCGCAGGGAGAGCTCGACATCCTTGGCTTCGTCGGCGGCACGGTAACCGTGACGCCCGCGACCATTTCCGACGCGACGCCCGAGGTAAACGTGACCGTTTCCGTGCCGGTCGACGTCCGGAACGGGTACGTCCTCCCCCGGTTCTTCCTGGGGAGCACGGTGACCCGTTCGATCAACCTGCAACGCGAAGTGACCGACTTTAATTAA
- a CDS encoding VWA domain-containing protein, whose amino-acid sequence MFRPQSRRRRGAMLPLIAVLLPVLVLFLGFAVDVAHMQNTRMQLRLATDSAARAAASTLSRTDSLSQARTAAQDVANANMVAGLPLKVRSEEVEFGRSEPDANGKFVFTSGASPPNSVRVLGQKTNGSDSGSVPLFFGRLVGASSFEPTFTATASFINVDICLVLDRSTSMKVNIDSSESGLYTNDTRFCKPPFGDTRWAAVDRAVRVFTDAIDRSKADEKVALASYSSDLSKTLPGYCGVSNRAATLDEPLTSDIPRIDSALATITGNVWNGNTNIEAGMREGVKALTDTSRARQSAERIMIVLTDGAENEGSAEAAAQACADQRIRVHAITFGDFANQDAMKRVASVGRGQFFHAPDPTRLEEIFRELAGQVARLTE is encoded by the coding sequence ATGTTCCGCCCTCAATCGCGTCGTCGTCGTGGCGCCATGCTGCCGCTGATCGCGGTGCTGTTGCCGGTGCTGGTGTTGTTCCTCGGCTTCGCCGTAGACGTGGCCCACATGCAGAACACGCGGATGCAGCTCCGCCTGGCGACCGACTCCGCGGCAAGGGCCGCCGCGAGCACGCTCTCCCGCACCGACAGCCTGAGCCAGGCGCGGACCGCCGCACAAGACGTGGCCAACGCCAACATGGTGGCCGGGCTGCCGCTGAAGGTGCGGAGCGAGGAGGTCGAGTTCGGTCGTTCGGAGCCAGACGCCAATGGCAAGTTTGTGTTCACGTCCGGCGCCTCACCGCCGAACTCCGTGCGCGTGCTGGGGCAGAAGACCAACGGATCGGACTCCGGGTCGGTGCCGCTGTTCTTTGGCCGGCTCGTGGGCGCCTCGAGCTTTGAACCAACGTTCACGGCCACCGCGAGCTTCATCAACGTCGACATCTGCTTGGTGCTCGACCGATCGACGTCGATGAAGGTGAACATCGACTCGTCCGAGTCGGGGCTGTACACCAACGACACGAGGTTCTGCAAACCGCCGTTCGGGGACACGCGGTGGGCCGCGGTGGATCGGGCGGTTCGGGTGTTCACCGACGCGATCGACCGGAGCAAGGCCGATGAGAAAGTGGCCCTAGCAAGCTATTCCAGCGACTTGAGCAAGACCCTGCCGGGATACTGCGGCGTGTCGAACCGCGCGGCGACGCTGGACGAACCGCTCACCAGCGACATCCCCCGGATCGACAGCGCCCTTGCCACGATCACTGGAAATGTCTGGAACGGGAACACGAACATCGAGGCCGGCATGCGCGAGGGGGTCAAGGCGCTCACCGACACCTCGCGTGCTAGGCAGAGCGCCGAGAGGATCATGATCGTGCTGACCGACGGGGCCGAGAACGAGGGGAGCGCCGAAGCGGCCGCCCAGGCGTGTGCCGACCAGCGGATCCGCGTCCACGCCATCACCTTCGGCGACTTCGCCAATCAGGACGCGATGAAGCGCGTGGCCAGCGTCGGCCGGGGGCAGTTTTTCCACGCCCCCGACCCGACCCGGCTCGAAGAGATCTTCCGTGAACTAGCCGGCCAAGTCGCGCGGCTCACCGAGTAG
- a CDS encoding UbiA-like polyprenyltransferase, with product MLQVIRHFLSLIRFSHTVFALPFALMSAVMAWWLRAWEDTGIVVGTPIPGKVFGISAFGGHSLGHIAGGARVLPNPLENIADAIRWQELLGILLCMVFARSTAMAFNRLVDRRIDGANPRTVKRHLPAGILTVGQVASFAVVSAALFIASTLLFRPNRLPLYLSAPVLLVLLGYSYAKRFTALAHVWLGLALALAPVAAWIAIRGEAVMTNPLDLLPALVLGAAVLFWVTGFDVIYACQDAEFDRAAGLHSIPAKLGVRGALRLAAACHVLTVLALAALPLVYPPLGWLYWTAVGGVALLLAYEHAIVRPNDLDRVNVAFFNVNAVISLGLLAVVCVDLLI from the coding sequence ATGCTACAAGTCATCCGCCACTTCCTGTCGCTCATCCGCTTCAGCCACACGGTGTTTGCGTTGCCGTTTGCGCTCATGAGTGCCGTGATGGCGTGGTGGCTGCGGGCGTGGGAGGACACAGGCATCGTTGTCGGAACTCCGATACCGGGCAAAGTGTTCGGCATTTCTGCATTCGGAGGTCATAGTCTTGGTCATATTGCCGGCGGCGCCCGTGTGCTGCCGAACCCGCTTGAAAACATCGCAGACGCCATCCGCTGGCAAGAGCTCCTCGGCATCCTCCTCTGTATGGTCTTCGCCCGCAGCACCGCGATGGCGTTTAACCGGCTCGTAGACCGACGGATCGACGGCGCCAACCCGCGCACGGTGAAGCGGCATCTGCCGGCGGGGATTCTGACGGTTGGGCAGGTGGCTAGTTTTGCGGTGGTCAGCGCCGCGTTGTTCATCGCCAGCACGCTGCTGTTCCGACCGAACCGGTTGCCGTTGTACCTCAGTGCGCCGGTGCTGCTGGTGTTGCTGGGGTACAGTTACGCCAAGCGGTTTACGGCGCTGGCGCACGTCTGGCTCGGGCTTGCGCTCGCGCTGGCGCCGGTGGCGGCGTGGATCGCCATCCGGGGTGAAGCAGTCATGACGAACCCTCTCGACCTACTGCCGGCCCTCGTGCTGGGCGCCGCGGTGCTGTTCTGGGTGACTGGATTTGACGTGATTTATGCCTGCCAGGACGCCGAATTTGACCGTGCCGCCGGCCTGCACAGCATCCCCGCCAAACTGGGCGTCCGCGGCGCCCTGCGACTTGCCGCCGCGTGCCATGTGCTGACGGTGCTGGCCCTGGCGGCGCTCCCCCTGGTCTACCCCCCGCTGGGTTGGCTCTACTGGACGGCCGTCGGCGGCGTCGCACTGCTGCTGGCGTACGAGCACGCCATCGTCCGCCCCAACGACCTCGACCGCGTAAATGTCGCCTTTTTCAACGTCAACGCAGTGATCAGCCTGGGGCTGCTTGCGGTTGTGTGCGTAGATTTGCTGATCTGA
- the mqnE gene encoding aminofutalosine synthase MqnE, translating into MLRTSSPILAPIREKIEAGERLSFDDGLVLESPEVALPELGELANLVRERKNGNAGYYNINTHLNPTNICLYRCTFCAFRSDLRDPKGYWMNDEQVLARGQEAVDNGCTELHIVGGLHHQAKYDWYRQVVQVLHDAYPTLHLKAWTPVEIDWFCRLTKKPVRWVLEDMIEAGLGSLPGGGAEIFHPEVRNQICEHKADSRRWFETHREAHALGLRSNCTMLYGHIEQPYHRIDHLVRLRELQDETKGFQTFIPLAFHPENTKLGAERNITKPSALVDLRQMAIARLMLDNIDHIKAYWIMLGIETAQISLAYGADDIDGTVRHELIYHDAGATTPEVMSVADIEQVIREAGRDPIERDTLYHRVERSAAGWRAAEAITAGA; encoded by the coding sequence ATGCTCCGAACATCCTCCCCCATCCTCGCCCCCATCCGCGAAAAGATCGAAGCCGGCGAGCGACTGTCGTTCGACGACGGCCTCGTGCTCGAATCGCCCGAGGTGGCGCTCCCCGAGCTTGGCGAGCTAGCCAACCTGGTGCGCGAGCGCAAGAACGGCAACGCCGGCTACTACAACATCAACACCCACCTCAACCCCACCAACATCTGCCTCTACCGCTGCACGTTCTGCGCGTTCCGCTCCGATCTGCGCGACCCCAAGGGGTACTGGATGAACGACGAGCAGGTTTTGGCCCGCGGGCAAGAAGCGGTGGACAACGGGTGCACCGAGCTGCACATCGTCGGCGGCTTGCACCACCAAGCGAAGTACGACTGGTACCGCCAGGTCGTGCAGGTGCTGCACGACGCCTACCCCACGCTCCACCTCAAGGCGTGGACGCCCGTAGAGATCGACTGGTTCTGCCGGCTCACGAAGAAGCCGGTCCGTTGGGTGCTGGAGGACATGATCGAGGCGGGCCTGGGGAGCCTCCCCGGTGGGGGCGCCGAGATCTTCCACCCCGAGGTCCGCAACCAAATCTGCGAGCACAAGGCCGATAGCCGGCGGTGGTTCGAGACCCACCGCGAGGCCCACGCGCTCGGTCTTCGCAGCAACTGCACCATGCTGTACGGGCACATCGAGCAGCCCTACCACCGCATCGACCACCTGGTGCGGCTGCGCGAGCTACAGGACGAGACGAAGGGCTTCCAGACGTTCATCCCGCTGGCGTTCCACCCGGAGAACACCAAGCTGGGCGCCGAGCGCAACATCACCAAGCCCTCCGCGCTGGTCGACCTGCGACAGATGGCCATCGCACGGCTGATGCTCGACAACATCGACCACATCAAGGCCTACTGGATCATGCTTGGGATCGAGACCGCCCAGATCTCGCTGGCCTACGGCGCCGACGACATCGACGGCACCGTGCGTCACGAGCTGATCTACCACGACGCGGGCGCCACCACCCCCGAGGTGATGAGCGTCGCGGACATCGAGCAAGTGATCCGCGAGGCGGGCCGCGATCCGATCGAGCGGGACACCCTCTACCACCGCGTTGAGCGTAGCGCCGCGGGCTGGCGTGCCGCCGAAGCGATCACGGCCGGCGCCTAG
- a CDS encoding TadE/TadG family type IV pilus assembly protein — translation MRIASRSSNNRRRGVAAMEFAVCLPVLVTLVFGSFQACDMLFLKHAVTTAAYEGTLAAAKSNATTESVCNAARQVLTAMNVHEATVSTLPLGVDVANVPPGEMLTVVVNAPVGPNLFGPVIFVPSTQAETRGVTIR, via the coding sequence ATGCGGATTGCCTCTCGAAGCTCGAACAACCGTCGTCGCGGGGTCGCCGCGATGGAGTTCGCGGTCTGCCTGCCGGTGCTGGTGACGCTGGTGTTCGGCTCCTTCCAAGCCTGCGACATGCTGTTCCTGAAGCACGCGGTGACCACCGCCGCGTACGAAGGGACGCTCGCGGCCGCCAAGAGCAACGCAACCACCGAGTCGGTTTGCAACGCCGCCAGGCAGGTGCTTACGGCGATGAATGTTCACGAAGCGACGGTCAGCACGCTGCCGCTGGGGGTAGACGTCGCCAACGTGCCCCCGGGAGAGATGCTGACCGTGGTGGTCAACGCGCCGGTCGGGCCGAACCTGTTCGGACCGGTCATTTTCGTCCCCTCAACACAGGCCGAGACGCGGGGCGTGACCATCCGCTGA